A segment of the Asinibacterium sp. OR53 genome:
TCACGAACAATTATCTGACCGCGAGTTTGAAGTATTCAAAATGCTGGTGTCTGGTAAAAGCATCTCCGAGATCGGGGATATACTCTCCCTCAACGTAAATACCATCAGCACTTACCGCGCCAGGATCATGGACAAAATGAGGATGCAAAGCAATGCCGACCTGGTCCGTTACGCCATCCAGAACAATATTGTATAATAAAAACACCGTTTATTGTAGTTTTTATACTACATGTTTTACATGACTCTTGTTATGTGCGGGCCAGCGGGAACTGTGTTTCTTTGTGATGTATTATCCAATATTCTAAGTAAAGATCCTTTAAAAGCCCGTTAGCCGGACGCTTCCTGTGTTGGGTTAACGTCCACATTACCTGATTCTCCTTGAGAAACCTTGTAGTTAACCGCTACGCAAGCTTTGTAGGGCTAATCCTTTACAAAGCTTTTTTTTACCCAAACAGATGATGCACCCCCCCGGCGTCTATTTTAAATGCTATGATTGCCAACGCATTACGATTATTAATGGTGGACGACTCTGATTTTATCAGGGAAAGGTTGCTCCTGCTATTGGCCGATCTGGGGTCTATAGGGGAAATCCAATCAGCCAAAAGCGCCGAAGAGGGAATAGCACTGTTAAACGATGGTTACCGGCCGGATATCATACTCCTGGATATCAATCTGCCAGGGAAAAATGGCCTCCATATGCTGAAAGACATCCGGAAAATGGAAGGTTTTTCTCCGCTGGTAGTGATCCTTACCAATAATACCCTTTCCGGCTACAAATCGGAATGCCTCCGCTGTGGCGCCGATCATTTCCTGGATAAAGCCCGGGATTTTCAACAGATTCCCGCCATCATCGAAGCTACCTGGCAAAAATTATATTCCCAGCAGTTGCTTTAATTTCTGGTATCCCGATTTACTCACGGGAAGCCTTACCCCCACACTGAGAATGGCCAGATGGCCGTCTTTTTCATAAGGATCAATCCGACTGATGAGCTGCACATTCACGAGGTATGAACGGTGGATGCGCACGAATTGCTGCGGGTCGAGTTGTTGCTCAAAATACTGCATCGTCCGGTTCTTCAGGAACGCACCTTCTGCCGTATGGATTTTCACATAATCATCGGCCGATTCGAGGTAACGGATATTCGCCGTAGGGATGATCTTAATCTTTCCATTATCCTTCAGCACGATCCTGTTGGAACGGGAAGGCTGGTTACCCAGGCTCTCCAATAACTGACCCGTTTGCAGTGCCATTTCCTGCCTGCCCAGTTGTTGCCATTTCTGCATGGCTTTATCGAACCGTTCTTTGCTGAAGGGTTTCAGCAGGTAATCGATGGCATGTGCTTCAAAAGCTTTGATGGCATATTCTTCGAAAGCAGTGGTGAAAATAACAGCAGGCGGCTGCTCTACCAGTTCCAACATTTCAAATCCATTGATCTTCGGCATTTGTATGTCGAGAAACAAGAGATCGGGCTGGTGTTGTTGTATGGCTTTGATTCCTTCAAATCCATCACTGCACTCCTGCACTACTTCTATTTCAGGATAGTATTGCAGGTATTCTTTTACCATGTTCCTTGCCAGGAATTCGTCGTCAATGATGATGGCCTTCATAAATATTTTGTGGGATGAGTAGCGTAGTTGAAAAAACAGAACCGTTTGCATGCGTCAGTAACAGGTCGTTCCGTGCATATAGCAGGAAGAGCCGGCGCTGGATGGATGCCAGTCCGAACCCTGTTCCCTGGGTATTGACAGCAGTTGTTTCATCGAATGGATTGGTGACCGTAAGTTCCAGCATACCTTTTCGCTGAGCGGCATCCAGACTGATCAATACGGTATCGATGGTATCATATAGACCGAATTTGATGGCATTCTCTACGATCGGTTGTAATAGGAGTGAAGGGATCAATAGTTTGCCGGCTTCTTCTCTTACATTGATAGCTGTTTGCAATCGGTGACCGAAGCGTACTTTTTCAATCTCCAGGTACAATTGCAGGTGATGCAACTCATCTTCCAGCGTCACCAACTGGTGCTCTTCTTTCTTTAAAGTGCCTCTTAAAAAATCAGACAATTGCTGGATCATGTGCCGTGCTTTTTCAGGCTGACTACCGGCCAGCGCACTGATGGAATTAAGGCTGTTGAAAAGAAAATGCGGTTGCAACTGCTGACGCAGTTTGAGCAGTTCGGCGTCTTTGGCCAGCCGCTCTGCATCTTCTTTACGCCGGTCGTTCTCCTGTTGTTCCTGCAGGGTATACCACAGGATGGCTATCATGGCCATGCATCCGATCATGAGAAAGGCGAGGATATAACGGATCGGAACCGATTGATCGAGAAAAGCCTGGTAAGCTACATTGCTTCTGAACAACAATTTCAATATCCATTTGCTCATCAATAACCAGATAGCGCTCTCTACCAGGCTCACAACCAGCAGGTACCAATAGCGTTCCTTCCTGGGCAGGTAAAACCGCATATTGTTAACGATCAGTGCGCAACAGCCCGCCAGCAATATATTACAACAAAGAGCATCTGTAAAAGCGATCAGTAAATCAAAGCCCGCCCGCTCTACCATGGCGGCCTGGACGAGTATCCACGCCAGCCACCAGCAGCAGAAAATAATGTAAAAGCCTTTGCCTGTTGTGATAGATCGTACCATATCGGTTAAACAGTTTCCAGGAATTTATCGGTACACTGCTCCAACAAATATCCCGCTTTTGCATGAACGGAGTGCTGGTAGGCACGGCCGTCATCTTCTTCTCTGATGCGGGAATACACTTCGGCACCATCTGTAAGCTTTTCCAGTTTGTGCAGCTCGGTTACGTTGATGAACTTCCATTGCACCAGGTGGTTGGCCCGGTTGAAAAAATTTTCCTGTTCTTTCTGGCCGGTGAGCTGGGCTTTGTTAAAGGCATGCAGTTCGTCTTCTGCATGGATGAGCCTGAGTTGTTCATCGAACTGTGCGTGGTGTTCGCCATTGCCGCAAATGATGCGATACACCAGTTTTGCAAGATACCATTCCATAACAGATCAATTTACAAGGTGAAAACAGCCGAATTGGTTTAATAACTTTTGATCTCAATGCCGCCAAAAATGCTGGTGCCGCGTATGATGATCACTTTAGAAGGATCGAAATTGCCGGCCTGCATCGGGCGCTTGTCATCGATACCGGCGAAAATGGCCACGGACTCTGACCTGACTTCCCAATGCGGGGGGATGATGAGCTTGGCTCCGCCAAAAATGAGGGTGATATCTATCACGATGGTGCCGGTAATATCGGCCTGGCTCAGATTGACTTCAGCGCCGCCCATGAAACAACAAATTTCCCCGCCCTTAAAATTTTTCGATGTGACTGTTTTTTTAACCCCGCTGAAAACTGATACGCTGTCGATCACATCATCTGTATGTATTTCTGCATCGCCAGATACATGTACTTTATCATAGTCATATTTTCCGTACCGGTCTTGCCAGCGGTTGAAGCAGCGCGACCTGCGCCTGGGGCGGAACATGAAAATGAGTCCTACTCCGATGATGATGATGGGCCACATATAAGTCCGCATGTCCATATCACTGAATATTTCTCCCATCAGGAAAACCGCGCC
Coding sequences within it:
- a CDS encoding LiaI-LiaF-like domain-containing protein yields the protein MEDFNKNIENEKHSRFWTGLIFVLIGVGLLLQQISAPFPHWLFTWPMILIIIGLISGIKHRFRNFSWFIIAGIGAVFLMGEIFSDMDMRTYMWPIIIIGVGLIFMFRPRRRSRCFNRWQDRYGKYDYDKVHVSGDAEIHTDDVIDSVSVFSGVKKTVTSKNFKGGEICCFMGGAEVNLSQADITGTIVIDITLIFGGAKLIIPPHWEVRSESVAIFAGIDDKRPMQAGNFDPSKVIIIRGTSIFGGIEIKSY
- a CDS encoding sensor histidine kinase, which produces MVRSITTGKGFYIIFCCWWLAWILVQAAMVERAGFDLLIAFTDALCCNILLAGCCALIVNNMRFYLPRKERYWYLLVVSLVESAIWLLMSKWILKLLFRSNVAYQAFLDQSVPIRYILAFLMIGCMAMIAILWYTLQEQQENDRRKEDAERLAKDAELLKLRQQLQPHFLFNSLNSISALAGSQPEKARHMIQQLSDFLRGTLKKEEHQLVTLEDELHHLQLYLEIEKVRFGHRLQTAINVREEAGKLLIPSLLLQPIVENAIKFGLYDTIDTVLISLDAAQRKGMLELTVTNPFDETTAVNTQGTGFGLASIQRRLFLLYARNDLLLTHANGSVFSTTLLIPQNIYEGHHH
- a CDS encoding DUF4288 domain-containing protein: MEWYLAKLVYRIICGNGEHHAQFDEQLRLIHAEDELHAFNKAQLTGQKEQENFFNRANHLVQWKFINVTELHKLEKLTDGAEVYSRIREEDDGRAYQHSVHAKAGYLLEQCTDKFLETV
- a CDS encoding response regulator; protein product: MIANALRLLMVDDSDFIRERLLLLLADLGSIGEIQSAKSAEEGIALLNDGYRPDIILLDINLPGKNGLHMLKDIRKMEGFSPLVVILTNNTLSGYKSECLRCGADHFLDKARDFQQIPAIIEATWQKLYSQQLL
- a CDS encoding LytTR family DNA-binding domain-containing protein; protein product: MKAIIIDDEFLARNMVKEYLQYYPEIEVVQECSDGFEGIKAIQQHQPDLLFLDIQMPKINGFEMLELVEQPPAVIFTTAFEEYAIKAFEAHAIDYLLKPFSKERFDKAMQKWQQLGRQEMALQTGQLLESLGNQPSRSNRIVLKDNGKIKIIPTANIRYLESADDYVKIHTAEGAFLKNRTMQYFEQQLDPQQFVRIHRSYLVNVQLISRIDPYEKDGHLAILSVGVRLPVSKSGYQKLKQLLGI